In Streptomyces ambofaciens ATCC 23877, a single genomic region encodes these proteins:
- a CDS encoding FAD-dependent oxidoreductase, which produces MSHRAVVVGAGLAGMLSAAVLSTAGVDEVVVLDRDELPDGPEHRRGLPQGRHAHLLMAGGLAAMEELLPGLGLRERLVAAGAHEVSLSSGMLARTSEGWLRRWRREGPVMLTCTRALLDWTVRAAVLEHCPVEIRRTPVIGLAGDAERVRGVRIAAPGGDTDLDADLVVDASGRGTRVVGWLDGLGLSGVRERTVDSGLVNASRVYRIPAGAERFPLTVVQADPYASRPARSAMVMPVEGGRWLVSCGGSRGGEPPADPEGFLRYTLDLPDPIVGRLISGAQPLTDVHLSRSTSNVRRYLEKSPRWPEGFVVLGDALATFNPAYGQGMTVAAFGARVLGRELERAGGPCAPGLARRVLRGAARSVDAAWSMAVSQDVRYPGVRGGRPGVADRVVTAYTRRMTKAATGSYAAASALWDVTSMRTPPTRMFHPGAVLAALAGPPLPPPTEPPLTPGEREVLRGLDRTGV; this is translated from the coding sequence ATGTCGCATAGAGCTGTCGTCGTCGGTGCCGGTCTGGCCGGGATGCTGTCCGCGGCCGTGCTGTCCACCGCGGGCGTCGACGAGGTGGTCGTGCTGGACCGTGACGAGCTGCCGGACGGACCGGAGCACCGCCGCGGGCTGCCGCAGGGGCGGCACGCGCATCTGCTCATGGCCGGGGGGCTGGCGGCCATGGAGGAGCTCCTGCCGGGCCTCGGCCTGCGCGAGCGGCTGGTCGCCGCCGGCGCCCACGAGGTGTCCCTCAGCTCGGGCATGCTGGCCCGCACCTCCGAGGGCTGGCTGCGCAGATGGCGGCGCGAGGGGCCCGTCATGCTCACCTGCACGCGGGCGCTGCTGGACTGGACGGTGCGGGCCGCGGTGCTCGAGCACTGCCCCGTCGAGATCCGCAGAACCCCGGTGATCGGGCTGGCCGGCGACGCGGAGCGGGTGCGGGGGGTGCGGATCGCCGCGCCCGGCGGGGACACGGACCTCGACGCCGACCTGGTCGTCGACGCGAGCGGACGCGGTACGCGCGTCGTCGGCTGGCTGGACGGGCTCGGACTGTCCGGCGTCCGGGAGCGGACCGTGGACTCGGGCCTGGTCAACGCCTCGCGCGTCTACCGGATTCCGGCGGGCGCGGAACGGTTCCCGCTGACGGTCGTGCAGGCCGACCCCTACGCGTCCCGGCCCGCCCGCAGCGCCATGGTGATGCCGGTCGAGGGGGGCCGCTGGCTGGTGAGCTGCGGCGGCTCGCGCGGCGGTGAGCCGCCGGCGGACCCGGAGGGTTTCCTGCGGTACACGCTCGATCTGCCGGATCCGATCGTGGGCCGGCTGATCTCCGGCGCCCAGCCGCTCACCGACGTGCACCTGAGCCGGTCGACCAGCAACGTGCGGCGGTACCTGGAGAAGTCGCCGCGCTGGCCGGAGGGTTTCGTGGTCCTCGGGGACGCACTGGCCACCTTCAATCCGGCGTACGGACAGGGCATGACGGTGGCCGCGTTCGGAGCGCGGGTCCTCGGCCGGGAGCTGGAGCGGGCCGGCGGTCCCTGCGCGCCCGGTCTCGCCCGGCGGGTGCTGCGGGGCGCGGCGCGCTCGGTGGACGCGGCGTGGTCCATGGCCGTCAGCCAGGACGTCCGCTACCCGGGGGTGCGCGGCGGACGGCCGGGCGTCGCCGACCGCGTCGTGACGGCGTACACCCGGCGCATGACGAAGGCGGCGACGGGCTCCTACGCGGCGGCCTCGGCGCTCTGGGACGTCACCAGCATGCGCACGCCGCCGACCCGCATGTTCCACCCCGGCGCGGTCCTGGCGGCCCTCGCCGGCCCCCCGCTCCCGCCGCCGACGGAGCCACCGCTGACCCCCGGCGAGCGCGAGGTGCTGCGGGGGCTGGACCGCACGGGGGTGTGA
- a CDS encoding SMP-30/gluconolactonase/LRE family protein has product MTGRGRATTGTAYEVAVRAEAALGEGPTWDPATGRLLWIDILASRVHTYDPATGRRTLRRTDQHVGAAKPRAGGGLVLNLRDGIALLDPDETFRWLHREVVPGRRGNDAAVAPDGTLWAGTMRYDEAPGGGTLSRVAGDGTVTPVLDDVTVSNGTGWSPDGRLMYYADTPTRRIDVFDVASSDGRVSGRRPLAVIEDGAGFPDGLCVDAEGCVWVALWDGGAVRRYTPSGDLDRVIPLPVPRVTACAFGGPGLTDLYLTTARVGLTAPHPLAGSVLVVPDAGRGVAQPPFAG; this is encoded by the coding sequence ATGACCGGACGCGGCAGGGCCACGACCGGCACGGCGTACGAGGTGGCCGTCCGGGCGGAGGCGGCCCTCGGTGAGGGCCCCACCTGGGACCCGGCGACGGGCCGCCTGCTGTGGATCGACATCCTCGCCTCCCGTGTCCACACCTACGACCCGGCCACCGGCCGGCGCACGCTCCGCCGCACCGACCAGCACGTCGGCGCCGCCAAGCCGCGCGCGGGCGGCGGACTCGTCCTCAACCTGCGCGACGGGATCGCCCTGCTCGACCCCGACGAAACCTTCCGCTGGCTGCACCGGGAGGTCGTGCCCGGCCGCCGCGGCAACGACGCCGCCGTCGCCCCCGACGGCACCCTGTGGGCCGGCACCATGCGGTACGACGAGGCACCCGGCGGGGGCACACTCTCCCGGGTCGCCGGGGACGGCACGGTGACGCCGGTGCTGGACGACGTCACGGTGAGCAACGGCACCGGCTGGAGCCCCGACGGCCGGCTCATGTACTACGCCGACACCCCGACCCGCCGCATCGACGTCTTCGACGTCGCGTCCTCGGACGGCCGGGTCTCGGGGCGCCGTCCGCTGGCCGTGATCGAGGACGGCGCCGGTTTCCCCGACGGCCTGTGCGTGGACGCCGAGGGCTGCGTCTGGGTCGCGCTGTGGGACGGGGGCGCGGTGCGCCGCTACACCCCCTCCGGCGACCTGGACCGGGTGATCCCGCTGCCGGTCCCCCGGGTCACCGCCTGCGCCTTCGGCGGCCCCGGCCTGACCGACCTGTACCTCACCACGGCCCGGGTCGGACTGACGGCCCCGCATCCGCTGGCGGGCTCGGTGCTGGTGGTGCCGGACGCGGGACGGGGGGTGGCCCAGCCACCGTTCGCGGGCTGA
- a CDS encoding IclR family transcriptional regulator — translation MGRLVPAVTRALDILELFLDGDGTLSAPDIVRRLQLPRTTVHELVTTLSARKYIVPVAGQPGRYRLGVRPYQLGARYAEHLDLAAEGQQVARSVAETCDETVHVAILEDTDVIYIAKVDSTHAVRMVSAAGRRLPAHCTSVGKMLLASLPEPELAARFPDGAALTAMTPNSITDPAALREALTGIRERGVAVESRESNPDVSCVAAPVRDRSGRVVAALSISVPMIRWSEQRLGELEQLAVKGAADLSERLGHRSAA, via the coding sequence ATGGGACGCCTCGTACCAGCCGTGACCCGGGCTCTCGACATACTGGAGCTCTTCCTCGACGGGGACGGCACGCTCTCCGCCCCCGACATCGTGCGCCGGCTCCAGCTGCCGCGCACCACCGTGCACGAACTGGTCACCACGCTCTCCGCCCGCAAGTACATCGTCCCCGTGGCCGGGCAGCCCGGACGGTACCGGCTCGGCGTGCGGCCGTACCAGCTCGGCGCGCGCTACGCCGAGCACCTCGACCTCGCCGCCGAGGGCCAGCAGGTCGCCCGGAGCGTCGCCGAGACCTGCGACGAGACGGTGCACGTGGCGATCCTGGAGGACACGGACGTCATCTACATCGCGAAGGTGGACTCCACGCACGCGGTGCGCATGGTGTCGGCGGCCGGGCGCAGGCTGCCCGCGCACTGCACGTCCGTCGGCAAGATGCTGCTGGCCTCCCTCCCCGAGCCGGAGCTCGCGGCCCGCTTCCCCGACGGCGCCGCGCTGACCGCCATGACCCCGAACAGCATCACCGACCCGGCCGCCCTGCGCGAGGCGTTGACCGGTATCCGTGAGCGGGGCGTCGCGGTGGAGAGCCGCGAGTCCAACCCGGACGTCTCCTGCGTGGCCGCCCCGGTCCGCGACCGCAGCGGCCGGGTCGTCGCCGCGCTGTCGATCTCCGTGCCCATGATCCGCTGGAGCGAGCAGCGCCTCGGCGAACTGGAGCAGCTCGCCGTCAAGGGCGCGGCCGACCTGTCCGAGCGACTCGGGCACCGGAGCGCGGCATGA
- a CDS encoding ATP-grasp domain-containing protein has product MPRIALVTCRPGPQISVDRDLPVLAKALEAAGAEASAEIWDDEDVDWASFDLALIRSTWDYSWRAGEFTAWAEECGKLTRLANPAAVVRWNTDKRYLGDLAAAGVPVVPTRYAAPGEVPDLPDAHEYVVKPTSGAGARFAARYTPDEHATALRQVERMHAEGFTAMVQPYMSSIDTAGERALQFFGGRLLHASRKGAVLTPGTPYDERKVAHPGLEPWSPTPAERAVAERALAAVPDAPELLYARVDLVDGEDGRPRVMELELVEPNLFLWLHERSLPRVVEAVLAAAR; this is encoded by the coding sequence GTGCCCCGGATAGCACTCGTCACCTGCCGCCCCGGCCCGCAGATCAGCGTCGACCGCGACCTGCCGGTGCTGGCGAAGGCGCTGGAGGCGGCGGGGGCCGAGGCGTCCGCCGAGATCTGGGACGACGAGGACGTCGACTGGGCGTCCTTCGACCTCGCCCTGATCCGCTCCACCTGGGACTACAGCTGGCGGGCGGGCGAGTTCACGGCGTGGGCGGAGGAGTGCGGCAAGCTGACGCGGCTCGCGAACCCGGCGGCGGTCGTGCGCTGGAACACCGACAAGCGCTACCTCGGCGACCTCGCGGCGGCCGGCGTGCCCGTCGTCCCCACCCGCTACGCCGCCCCGGGCGAGGTGCCCGACCTGCCCGACGCCCACGAGTACGTCGTCAAACCCACCTCGGGCGCCGGGGCCCGCTTCGCCGCCCGCTACACGCCCGACGAGCACGCCACGGCGCTGCGGCAGGTGGAGCGGATGCACGCCGAGGGGTTCACGGCGATGGTGCAGCCCTACATGAGCAGCATCGACACCGCCGGGGAGCGGGCGCTGCAGTTCTTCGGCGGGCGCCTGCTGCACGCCTCCCGCAAGGGCGCCGTGCTCACCCCCGGGACGCCGTACGACGAGCGGAAGGTCGCGCACCCCGGCCTGGAACCCTGGTCCCCGACCCCGGCCGAACGCGCCGTCGCCGAGCGTGCCCTGGCCGCCGTGCCGGACGCCCCCGAGCTCCTGTACGCCCGGGTCGACCTGGTGGACGGGGAGGACGGGCGGCCGAGGGTGATGGAGCTGGAGCTGGTCGAGCCGAACCTCTTCCTGTGGCTGCACGAGCGGTCGCTGCCGCGTGTCGTCGAGGCGGTGCTGGCAGCGGCCCGCTAA
- a CDS encoding FadR/GntR family transcriptional regulator yields MTDALRPMTKQRLYEQVLERLRQYVTDGGLRAGDRLPPERDLAQRLGVSRASVKQAIVVLEVQGLVEARHGGGTYLVRDSLDVEPVEDMVERRQRLPDVLEAREALETKLAELAAERRTEDDLAAMRSALAVMAEEIERGDHGVEGDRLFHAAVTTAAHSSLLAEFMRSIAHQIAESRTESLRQPGRPGRSLAQHQDILDAVAARQPRQAAGAMRRHVRTVAKVRLLDWDPGEER; encoded by the coding sequence GTGACCGACGCCCTGCGCCCCATGACCAAGCAGCGCCTGTACGAACAGGTGCTGGAGCGGCTGCGCCAGTACGTCACCGACGGCGGGCTGCGGGCCGGCGACCGGCTGCCGCCCGAACGGGACCTCGCCCAGCGGCTCGGCGTCAGCCGGGCCTCGGTGAAGCAGGCGATCGTGGTCCTGGAGGTCCAGGGCCTGGTGGAGGCGCGGCACGGCGGCGGGACGTACCTGGTCCGGGACAGCCTCGACGTGGAGCCCGTCGAGGACATGGTGGAACGCCGGCAGCGGCTCCCGGACGTCCTGGAGGCCCGCGAGGCGCTGGAGACGAAACTCGCCGAACTGGCCGCCGAGCGCCGCACGGAGGACGACCTGGCGGCGATGCGCTCCGCCCTCGCGGTGATGGCCGAGGAGATCGAGCGGGGCGACCACGGCGTCGAGGGCGACCGGCTGTTCCACGCGGCGGTGACGACGGCGGCGCACAGCAGCCTGCTCGCGGAGTTCATGCGCTCCATCGCCCACCAGATCGCCGAGAGCCGCACCGAGTCCCTGCGCCAGCCCGGCCGGCCCGGCCGCTCCCTCGCCCAGCACCAGGACATCCTCGACGCCGTCGCGGCCCGGCAGCCCCGGCAGGCGGCCGGCGCGATGCGCCGCCACGTCCGTACGGTCGCCAAGGTCCGGCTGCTGGACTGGGACCCCGGCGAGGAGCGGTAG
- a CDS encoding SLC13 family permease, which produces MSPELISILVLVVVFVIATTRSVNMGALAFAAAFGVGTLVADLDADGIFAGFPGDLFVVLVGVTYLFAIARANGTTDWLVHAAVRMVRGRVALIPWVMFALTGALTAIGAVSPAAVAIVAPVALSFATRYAISPLLMGTMVVHGAQAGGFSPISIYGSIVNGIVEREGLPGSEVTLFLASLIANLVIAGVLFVLFGGRKLWARGAVSPQDGGTAGDGAADEGTTGSGTTGSGTGPSGAGASGSGPRSAGTGTAAGTAPSAVAVRPDRAPEGDGAGPRLAPARVATLLALVALVVAVLGFDLDAGLTAVSLAVVLSTAWPDDSRRAVGEIAWSTVLLICGVLTYVGVLEEMGTITWAGEGVGGIGVPLLAAVLLCYIGALVSAFASSVGIMGALIPLAVPFLAQGEIGAVGMVAALAVSATVVDVSPFSTNGALVLAAAPDVDRERFFRQLMVYGGIVVAVVPALAWLVLVVPGFG; this is translated from the coding sequence ATGTCCCCCGAACTCATCTCGATCCTCGTCCTCGTCGTGGTCTTCGTCATCGCCACCACCCGTTCCGTCAACATGGGCGCGCTCGCCTTCGCCGCCGCCTTCGGGGTGGGCACGCTCGTCGCCGACCTCGACGCGGACGGCATCTTCGCCGGTTTCCCCGGCGACCTGTTCGTCGTCCTCGTCGGCGTCACCTATCTCTTCGCCATCGCGCGGGCCAACGGCACCACCGACTGGCTGGTGCACGCGGCCGTCCGGATGGTGAGGGGCCGGGTCGCGCTGATCCCCTGGGTGATGTTCGCTCTCACCGGCGCGCTCACGGCGATCGGCGCGGTCAGCCCGGCGGCGGTCGCCATCGTCGCGCCGGTCGCGCTGAGCTTCGCCACCCGGTACGCGATCAGCCCGCTGCTCATGGGCACGATGGTGGTGCACGGCGCGCAGGCGGGCGGGTTCTCACCGATCAGCATCTACGGCTCGATCGTCAACGGCATCGTGGAGCGCGAGGGCCTGCCGGGCAGCGAGGTCACCCTCTTCCTGGCCTCGCTGATCGCCAACCTCGTCATCGCGGGGGTGCTCTTCGTGCTCTTCGGCGGACGGAAGCTGTGGGCGCGGGGGGCGGTGTCGCCGCAGGACGGCGGCACGGCGGGCGACGGCGCGGCGGACGAGGGCACGACGGGCTCAGGGACGACGGGCTCGGGAACAGGGCCGTCGGGGGCCGGGGCGTCGGGCTCGGGGCCGCGTTCCGCCGGCACCGGTACGGCCGCCGGCACCGCCCCGAGCGCGGTGGCCGTCCGTCCCGACCGGGCCCCCGAAGGCGACGGCGCGGGCCCGCGTCTCGCCCCCGCCCGGGTCGCCACCCTGCTCGCCCTGGTCGCCCTCGTCGTGGCGGTCCTCGGTTTCGACCTGGACGCGGGCCTGACCGCGGTCTCCCTCGCCGTCGTGCTGAGCACCGCCTGGCCGGACGACAGCCGCCGCGCGGTCGGCGAGATCGCCTGGTCCACGGTCCTGCTGATCTGCGGTGTCCTCACCTACGTCGGCGTGCTGGAGGAGATGGGCACCATCACCTGGGCCGGTGAGGGCGTCGGCGGCATCGGCGTGCCGCTGCTGGCCGCGGTGCTGCTCTGCTACATCGGCGCGCTCGTGTCGGCCTTCGCCTCCTCGGTGGGGATCATGGGGGCGCTGATCCCGCTGGCGGTGCCGTTCCTCGCGCAGGGCGAGATCGGGGCGGTCGGCATGGTGGCGGCGCTCGCGGTCTCGGCGACGGTCGTGGACGTCAGTCCGTTCTCGACGAACGGCGCACTGGTCCTGGCCGCGGCCCCCGACGTCGATCGAGAGCGCTTCTTCCGGCAGTTGATGGTGTACGGAGGGATCGTGGTGGCGGTCGTGCCCGCGCTGGCATGGCTGGTGCTGGTCGTGCCCGGCTTCGGGTAG
- a CDS encoding acyl-CoA synthetase gives MSSLFPALLPAATAAPATADRPALRFGERSLTYAELAAAAGGTAARIRAAGRVAVWATPAMETAVAVVAALLAGVPAVPLNPKSGDKELAHILSDSEPSLVLAAPDSRLPPALAALERVDVDVDATGPVPEDHAGDDDPALVVYTSGTTGPPKGAVIPRRALTTTLDALADAWQWTGDDVLVHGLPLFHVHGLVLGVLGPLRRGGAVRHLGRFSTEGAARELNDGATMLFGVPTMYHRIAEALPGDPELTKALAGARLLVSGSAALPVHDHERIATATGRRVIERYGMTETLMNTSVRADGEPRAGTVGVPLPGVELRLVEDDGTPIAEADGESVGEIQVRGANLFTEYLNRPDATAAAFTGDGFFRTGDMAVRDPDGYVRIVGRKATDLIKSGGYKIGAGEIENALLEHPGVREAAVTGEPDPDLGERIVAWIVPADPAAPPTLDALAGHVAGRLAPHKRPRVLRLLDTLPRNDMGKIMKRALSHD, from the coding sequence GTGTCCTCTCTCTTCCCGGCCCTCCTCCCGGCCGCGACCGCCGCGCCGGCCACGGCCGACCGGCCCGCCCTGCGCTTCGGCGAGCGCTCCCTGACCTACGCGGAGCTGGCCGCCGCGGCGGGCGGCACGGCCGCCCGGATCCGGGCCGCCGGGCGGGTCGCCGTCTGGGCGACCCCGGCGATGGAGACCGCGGTCGCCGTGGTGGCCGCGCTGCTGGCGGGCGTCCCCGCCGTACCGCTCAACCCGAAGTCGGGCGACAAGGAACTCGCGCACATCCTGTCGGACAGCGAGCCGTCGCTCGTCCTGGCGGCCCCGGACAGCCGGCTCCCGCCCGCCCTGGCCGCCCTGGAGCGCGTCGACGTGGACGTGGACGCCACCGGGCCGGTCCCCGAGGACCACGCCGGCGACGACGACCCCGCGCTCGTCGTCTACACCTCCGGCACCACCGGGCCGCCCAAGGGCGCCGTCATCCCCCGGCGCGCGCTGACGACGACCCTGGACGCGCTCGCCGACGCGTGGCAGTGGACCGGCGACGACGTACTGGTGCACGGGCTGCCGCTGTTCCACGTGCACGGGCTGGTGCTCGGCGTCCTCGGCCCGCTGCGGCGCGGCGGGGCCGTGCGGCACCTGGGCAGGTTCTCCACCGAGGGCGCGGCGCGGGAGCTGAACGACGGCGCGACCATGCTGTTCGGGGTGCCGACGATGTACCACCGGATCGCCGAGGCCCTGCCCGGCGACCCGGAGCTGACGAAGGCGCTGGCCGGGGCCCGGCTGCTGGTGTCGGGGTCGGCCGCGCTGCCGGTGCACGACCACGAGCGGATCGCCACCGCGACCGGCCGCCGGGTGATCGAGCGCTACGGCATGACGGAGACGCTGATGAACACGAGCGTGCGGGCGGACGGCGAGCCCCGCGCCGGGACGGTGGGCGTACCGCTGCCGGGCGTGGAGCTGCGGCTGGTGGAGGACGACGGCACGCCGATCGCGGAAGCGGACGGGGAGAGCGTCGGCGAGATCCAGGTGCGCGGCGCGAACCTGTTCACCGAGTACCTCAACCGCCCCGACGCCACCGCCGCCGCCTTCACCGGGGACGGCTTCTTCCGCACCGGCGACATGGCGGTGCGCGACCCGGACGGCTATGTCCGCATCGTCGGCCGCAAGGCCACCGACCTGATCAAGAGCGGGGGGTACAAGATCGGGGCCGGTGAGATCGAGAACGCGCTGCTCGAACACCCGGGGGTGCGGGAGGCCGCCGTCACCGGCGAGCCCGACCCCGACCTCGGCGAGCGGATCGTGGCGTGGATCGTGCCCGCCGACCCCGCCGCGCCGCCCACCCTCGACGCGCTGGCCGGCCACGTCGCCGGCCGGCTCGCCCCGCACAAGCGGCCCCGCGTCCTGCGCCTCCTGGACACCCTCCCCCGCAACGACATGGGGAAGATCATGAAGCGGGCGCTGAGCCATGACTGA
- a CDS encoding carboxyl transferase domain-containing protein: protein MTDRLSARAFLALLTDDFTELPHPPGTSEPDGPLGWHGYDAARAHAAGRTGEEESVVCGTGHVEGARAVLLAFEFGFLGGSLGRRTGDRLEAAYTYAREHRLPVVPLVATGGSRMQEGMLALTQLQRVARQSALTRGAGLPQIAVLRDPATGGGWATLGAGADVVLALPGAQVGFAGSRVRPPDADPAAYTAEAQVAAGSADAVVPPGELRATLGRWLRLLTAPSGGPAPVPEPLGARDLPATGWDAVRRARSPERPRARAYLDAYFTHRVALSGDRSGGTDPEGMLCGFGEHAGRTVAYAAQTGTATRPAGYRTAARLIRLADRLGIPVLTLVDTPGAANDAQAERQGAGAAIADLFTAVASVSTPVTTLVIGEGGSGGALALAAPGSTWATPDSYFSVIAPESAAAILKRPPEEVEATADQLRLRPQDLAELGVIRTGDQLFPGTGDRRPQERM from the coding sequence ATGACTGACCGCCTGTCCGCGCGCGCGTTCCTCGCCCTGCTCACCGACGACTTCACCGAACTGCCCCACCCCCCGGGCACGTCGGAGCCCGACGGCCCGCTCGGCTGGCACGGCTACGACGCCGCCCGCGCCCACGCCGCCGGACGCACCGGCGAGGAGGAGTCCGTCGTCTGCGGGACCGGGCACGTCGAGGGCGCCCGGGCCGTGCTCCTCGCCTTCGAGTTCGGCTTCCTCGGCGGCTCGCTGGGCCGGCGTACCGGTGACCGGCTGGAGGCGGCGTACACCTACGCGCGGGAGCACCGGCTTCCGGTGGTGCCGCTGGTCGCCACGGGCGGCAGCCGGATGCAGGAGGGGATGCTCGCGCTGACCCAGCTCCAGCGGGTCGCCCGGCAGTCGGCGCTCACCCGCGGGGCCGGGCTGCCGCAGATCGCCGTGTTGCGGGACCCGGCCACCGGGGGCGGCTGGGCGACGCTGGGCGCGGGCGCCGACGTGGTCCTCGCGCTGCCCGGCGCCCAGGTCGGCTTCGCGGGCTCCCGGGTCCGGCCGCCGGACGCCGACCCGGCGGCCTACACGGCCGAGGCGCAGGTGGCGGCGGGCAGCGCGGACGCCGTCGTACCGCCCGGTGAGCTGCGCGCCACGCTGGGCCGGTGGCTGCGGCTGCTGACGGCGCCGTCCGGCGGCCCGGCGCCCGTGCCCGAGCCGCTCGGCGCGCGGGACCTGCCCGCGACGGGGTGGGACGCGGTGCGGCGGGCCCGGTCGCCCGAACGTCCGCGCGCCCGGGCGTACCTGGACGCCTACTTCACCCACCGCGTCGCCCTCTCCGGCGACCGCTCGGGCGGCACCGATCCGGAGGGCATGCTCTGCGGCTTCGGGGAGCACGCGGGGCGGACCGTCGCGTACGCCGCCCAGACGGGGACCGCGACCCGGCCCGCCGGGTACCGCACCGCCGCCCGGCTGATCCGCCTCGCGGACCGGCTGGGCATCCCGGTGCTGACCCTGGTGGACACCCCGGGCGCGGCGAACGACGCGCAGGCGGAACGGCAGGGCGCGGGCGCGGCGATCGCCGACCTGTTCACCGCGGTGGCGTCGGTGAGCACGCCGGTCACCACGCTGGTGATCGGCGAGGGCGGCTCGGGCGGGGCGCTGGCGCTGGCCGCGCCCGGCAGCACCTGGGCGACGCCGGACAGCTACTTCTCCGTCATCGCGCCGGAGTCGGCGGCGGCGATCCTCAAGCGGCCGCCCGAGGAGGTGGAGGCGACGGCGGACCAACTGCGCCTGCGTCCACAGGACTTGGCGGAGCTGGGCGTGATCCGAACAGGCGATCAGTTGTTCCCTGGAACAGGTGATCGTCGCCCGCAGGAGCGAATGTGA